One Betta splendens chromosome 8, fBetSpl5.4, whole genome shotgun sequence DNA segment encodes these proteins:
- the map2k4a gene encoding dual specificity mitogen-activated protein kinase kinase 4a isoform X5: MVNDGKRKALKLNFANPPIKPATRFTLNTAGPPFQNPHIERLRTHSIESSGKLKISPEQHWDFTAEDLKDLGEIGRGAYGSVNKMVHKPSNQIMAVKRIRSTVDEKEQKQLLMDLDVVMRSSDCPYIVQFYGALFREGDCWICMELMATSLDKFYKFVYCSLDDVIPEEILGKITLATVKALNHLKENLKIIHRDIKPSNILLDRNGNIKLCDFGISGQLVDSIAKTRDAGCRPYMAPERIDPSASRQGYDVRSDVWSLGITLYELATGRFPYPKWNSVFDQLTQVVRGDPPQLSNSEERRFSPKFIAFVNVCLTKDESKRPKYKELLRDPFIQMYEERSVDVAGYVCRIMDQMPASPSSPMYMD, encoded by the exons ATGGTGAACGATG GCAAACGCAAAGCCCTGAAGCTAAACTTCGCCAATCCTCCGATCAAACCGGCGACTCGATTCACACTGAACACGGCGGGGCCGCCCTTTCAAAACCCACACAT AGAGAGGCTGAGAACACACAGCATCGAATCATCCGGGAAGTTGAAAATCTCCCCCGAGCAGCACTGGGACTTCACAGCCGAGGATCTCAAAGATCTGGGCGAGATCGGCCGAGGGGCTTACGGCTCGGTCAATAAGATGGTGCACAAGCCGAGCAACCAGATCATGGCAGTCAAG AGAATTCGGTCGACAGTCGATGaaaaggagcagaagcagctgctgatggactTGGACGTGGTCATGAGAAGTAGTGATTGTCCTTACATCGTGCAGTTTTACGGCGCTCTGTTCAGAGAG GGTGACTGCTGGATTTGTATGGAACTTATGGCTACCTCCTTAGACAAATTTTACAAATTTGTTTATTGCTCATTAGACGACGTGATTCCAGAAGAAATACTAGGAAAAATAACTTTAGCT ACTGTGAAAGCACTTAACCACTTAAAAGAAAACTTGAAAATAATTCACAGAG ACATTAAACCATCAAACATCCTTCTGGACAGGAACGGCAACATTAAACTGTGTGACTTTGGCATCAGTGGTCAGCTGGTGGACTCCATTGCCAAAACCAGAGATGCGGGCTGTAGACCATACATGGCT CCAGAGAGAATAGACCCCAGTGCATCCAGACAAGGCTACGATGTCCGTTCAGATGTGTGGAGTCTGGGAATCACACTG TATGAGCTGGCCACAGGACGGTTTCCTTACCCAAAGTGGAACAGTGTGTTTGACCAGTTGACCCAGGTGGTGAGAGGAGACCCTCCGCAACTCAGCAACTCAGAGGAGAGGCGCTTCTCTCCCAAATTCATCGCCTTTGTCAACGTGTG CCTTACAaaggatgaatccaaaaggcCAAAGTACAAAGAGCTACTG AGAGACCCATTTATTCAGATGTATGAGGAACGTTCGGTCGACGTCGCCGGTTACGTTTGCAGGATCATGGATCAAATGCCAGCTTCTCCAAGCTCTCCCATGTATATGGACTGA
- the map2k4a gene encoding dual specificity mitogen-activated protein kinase kinase 4a isoform X1 has translation MATPSPNNSTTASSHNSSANAGSQHITTMSSMQESNTCWRCQSETGFQINLSGAPQSKPNLFSYSNSNSHPFVFNRQSGLGKPVLLFSTNPSKRKALKLNFANPPIKPATRFTLNTAGPPFQNPHIERLRTHSIESSGKLKISPEQHWDFTAEDLKDLGEIGRGAYGSVNKMVHKPSNQIMAVKRIRSTVDEKEQKQLLMDLDVVMRSSDCPYIVQFYGALFREGDCWICMELMATSLDKFYKFVYCSLDDVIPEEILGKITLATVKALNHLKENLKIIHRDIKPSNILLDRNGNIKLCDFGISGQLVDSIAKTRDAGCRPYMAPERIDPSASRQGYDVRSDVWSLGITLYELATGRFPYPKWNSVFDQLTQVVRGDPPQLSNSEERRFSPKFIAFVNVCLTKDESKRPKYKELLRDPFIQMYEERSVDVAGYVCRIMDQMPASPSSPMYMD, from the exons ATGGCGACTCCCAGTCCCAACAACTCAACGACAGCTAGCAGCCACAACAGCAGCGCTAACGCAGGATCCCAGCATATCACAACAATGAGCAGCATGCAGG AGTCCAACACCTGCTGGAGATGTCAGAGTGAAACAG GGTTTCAGATAAACCTGTCTGGAGCTCCTCAAAGTAAGCCAAACCTCTTTTCCTACAGCAACAGCAATTCTCATCCCTTTGTTTTTAACCGACAGTCTGGTTTGGGGAAGCCTGTCCTGCTGTTCTCCACTAATCCAA GCAAACGCAAAGCCCTGAAGCTAAACTTCGCCAATCCTCCGATCAAACCGGCGACTCGATTCACACTGAACACGGCGGGGCCGCCCTTTCAAAACCCACACAT AGAGAGGCTGAGAACACACAGCATCGAATCATCCGGGAAGTTGAAAATCTCCCCCGAGCAGCACTGGGACTTCACAGCCGAGGATCTCAAAGATCTGGGCGAGATCGGCCGAGGGGCTTACGGCTCGGTCAATAAGATGGTGCACAAGCCGAGCAACCAGATCATGGCAGTCAAG AGAATTCGGTCGACAGTCGATGaaaaggagcagaagcagctgctgatggactTGGACGTGGTCATGAGAAGTAGTGATTGTCCTTACATCGTGCAGTTTTACGGCGCTCTGTTCAGAGAG GGTGACTGCTGGATTTGTATGGAACTTATGGCTACCTCCTTAGACAAATTTTACAAATTTGTTTATTGCTCATTAGACGACGTGATTCCAGAAGAAATACTAGGAAAAATAACTTTAGCT ACTGTGAAAGCACTTAACCACTTAAAAGAAAACTTGAAAATAATTCACAGAG ACATTAAACCATCAAACATCCTTCTGGACAGGAACGGCAACATTAAACTGTGTGACTTTGGCATCAGTGGTCAGCTGGTGGACTCCATTGCCAAAACCAGAGATGCGGGCTGTAGACCATACATGGCT CCAGAGAGAATAGACCCCAGTGCATCCAGACAAGGCTACGATGTCCGTTCAGATGTGTGGAGTCTGGGAATCACACTG TATGAGCTGGCCACAGGACGGTTTCCTTACCCAAAGTGGAACAGTGTGTTTGACCAGTTGACCCAGGTGGTGAGAGGAGACCCTCCGCAACTCAGCAACTCAGAGGAGAGGCGCTTCTCTCCCAAATTCATCGCCTTTGTCAACGTGTG CCTTACAaaggatgaatccaaaaggcCAAAGTACAAAGAGCTACTG AGAGACCCATTTATTCAGATGTATGAGGAACGTTCGGTCGACGTCGCCGGTTACGTTTGCAGGATCATGGATCAAATGCCAGCTTCTCCAAGCTCTCCCATGTATATGGACTGA
- the map2k4a gene encoding dual specificity mitogen-activated protein kinase kinase 4a isoform X4 — protein MATPSPNNSTTASSHNSSANAGSQHITTMSSMQESNTCWRCQSETALKLNFANPPIKPATRFTLNTAGPPFQNPHIERLRTHSIESSGKLKISPEQHWDFTAEDLKDLGEIGRGAYGSVNKMVHKPSNQIMAVKRIRSTVDEKEQKQLLMDLDVVMRSSDCPYIVQFYGALFREGDCWICMELMATSLDKFYKFVYCSLDDVIPEEILGKITLATVKALNHLKENLKIIHRDIKPSNILLDRNGNIKLCDFGISGQLVDSIAKTRDAGCRPYMAPERIDPSASRQGYDVRSDVWSLGITLYELATGRFPYPKWNSVFDQLTQVVRGDPPQLSNSEERRFSPKFIAFVNVCLTKDESKRPKYKELLRDPFIQMYEERSVDVAGYVCRIMDQMPASPSSPMYMD, from the exons ATGGCGACTCCCAGTCCCAACAACTCAACGACAGCTAGCAGCCACAACAGCAGCGCTAACGCAGGATCCCAGCATATCACAACAATGAGCAGCATGCAGG AGTCCAACACCTGCTGGAGATGTCAGAGTGAAACAG CCCTGAAGCTAAACTTCGCCAATCCTCCGATCAAACCGGCGACTCGATTCACACTGAACACGGCGGGGCCGCCCTTTCAAAACCCACACAT AGAGAGGCTGAGAACACACAGCATCGAATCATCCGGGAAGTTGAAAATCTCCCCCGAGCAGCACTGGGACTTCACAGCCGAGGATCTCAAAGATCTGGGCGAGATCGGCCGAGGGGCTTACGGCTCGGTCAATAAGATGGTGCACAAGCCGAGCAACCAGATCATGGCAGTCAAG AGAATTCGGTCGACAGTCGATGaaaaggagcagaagcagctgctgatggactTGGACGTGGTCATGAGAAGTAGTGATTGTCCTTACATCGTGCAGTTTTACGGCGCTCTGTTCAGAGAG GGTGACTGCTGGATTTGTATGGAACTTATGGCTACCTCCTTAGACAAATTTTACAAATTTGTTTATTGCTCATTAGACGACGTGATTCCAGAAGAAATACTAGGAAAAATAACTTTAGCT ACTGTGAAAGCACTTAACCACTTAAAAGAAAACTTGAAAATAATTCACAGAG ACATTAAACCATCAAACATCCTTCTGGACAGGAACGGCAACATTAAACTGTGTGACTTTGGCATCAGTGGTCAGCTGGTGGACTCCATTGCCAAAACCAGAGATGCGGGCTGTAGACCATACATGGCT CCAGAGAGAATAGACCCCAGTGCATCCAGACAAGGCTACGATGTCCGTTCAGATGTGTGGAGTCTGGGAATCACACTG TATGAGCTGGCCACAGGACGGTTTCCTTACCCAAAGTGGAACAGTGTGTTTGACCAGTTGACCCAGGTGGTGAGAGGAGACCCTCCGCAACTCAGCAACTCAGAGGAGAGGCGCTTCTCTCCCAAATTCATCGCCTTTGTCAACGTGTG CCTTACAaaggatgaatccaaaaggcCAAAGTACAAAGAGCTACTG AGAGACCCATTTATTCAGATGTATGAGGAACGTTCGGTCGACGTCGCCGGTTACGTTTGCAGGATCATGGATCAAATGCCAGCTTCTCCAAGCTCTCCCATGTATATGGACTGA
- the map2k4a gene encoding dual specificity mitogen-activated protein kinase kinase 4a isoform X2, protein MATPSPNNSTTASSHNSSANAGSQHITTMSSMQESNTCWRCQSETGFQINLSGAPQSKRKALKLNFANPPIKPATRFTLNTAGPPFQNPHIERLRTHSIESSGKLKISPEQHWDFTAEDLKDLGEIGRGAYGSVNKMVHKPSNQIMAVKRIRSTVDEKEQKQLLMDLDVVMRSSDCPYIVQFYGALFREGDCWICMELMATSLDKFYKFVYCSLDDVIPEEILGKITLATVKALNHLKENLKIIHRDIKPSNILLDRNGNIKLCDFGISGQLVDSIAKTRDAGCRPYMAPERIDPSASRQGYDVRSDVWSLGITLYELATGRFPYPKWNSVFDQLTQVVRGDPPQLSNSEERRFSPKFIAFVNVCLTKDESKRPKYKELLRDPFIQMYEERSVDVAGYVCRIMDQMPASPSSPMYMD, encoded by the exons ATGGCGACTCCCAGTCCCAACAACTCAACGACAGCTAGCAGCCACAACAGCAGCGCTAACGCAGGATCCCAGCATATCACAACAATGAGCAGCATGCAGG AGTCCAACACCTGCTGGAGATGTCAGAGTGAAACAG GGTTTCAGATAAACCTGTCTGGAGCTCCTCAAA GCAAACGCAAAGCCCTGAAGCTAAACTTCGCCAATCCTCCGATCAAACCGGCGACTCGATTCACACTGAACACGGCGGGGCCGCCCTTTCAAAACCCACACAT AGAGAGGCTGAGAACACACAGCATCGAATCATCCGGGAAGTTGAAAATCTCCCCCGAGCAGCACTGGGACTTCACAGCCGAGGATCTCAAAGATCTGGGCGAGATCGGCCGAGGGGCTTACGGCTCGGTCAATAAGATGGTGCACAAGCCGAGCAACCAGATCATGGCAGTCAAG AGAATTCGGTCGACAGTCGATGaaaaggagcagaagcagctgctgatggactTGGACGTGGTCATGAGAAGTAGTGATTGTCCTTACATCGTGCAGTTTTACGGCGCTCTGTTCAGAGAG GGTGACTGCTGGATTTGTATGGAACTTATGGCTACCTCCTTAGACAAATTTTACAAATTTGTTTATTGCTCATTAGACGACGTGATTCCAGAAGAAATACTAGGAAAAATAACTTTAGCT ACTGTGAAAGCACTTAACCACTTAAAAGAAAACTTGAAAATAATTCACAGAG ACATTAAACCATCAAACATCCTTCTGGACAGGAACGGCAACATTAAACTGTGTGACTTTGGCATCAGTGGTCAGCTGGTGGACTCCATTGCCAAAACCAGAGATGCGGGCTGTAGACCATACATGGCT CCAGAGAGAATAGACCCCAGTGCATCCAGACAAGGCTACGATGTCCGTTCAGATGTGTGGAGTCTGGGAATCACACTG TATGAGCTGGCCACAGGACGGTTTCCTTACCCAAAGTGGAACAGTGTGTTTGACCAGTTGACCCAGGTGGTGAGAGGAGACCCTCCGCAACTCAGCAACTCAGAGGAGAGGCGCTTCTCTCCCAAATTCATCGCCTTTGTCAACGTGTG CCTTACAaaggatgaatccaaaaggcCAAAGTACAAAGAGCTACTG AGAGACCCATTTATTCAGATGTATGAGGAACGTTCGGTCGACGTCGCCGGTTACGTTTGCAGGATCATGGATCAAATGCCAGCTTCTCCAAGCTCTCCCATGTATATGGACTGA
- the map2k4a gene encoding dual specificity mitogen-activated protein kinase kinase 4a isoform X3, which produces MATPSPNNSTTASSHNSSANAGSQHITTMSSMQESNTCWRCQSETGKRKALKLNFANPPIKPATRFTLNTAGPPFQNPHIERLRTHSIESSGKLKISPEQHWDFTAEDLKDLGEIGRGAYGSVNKMVHKPSNQIMAVKRIRSTVDEKEQKQLLMDLDVVMRSSDCPYIVQFYGALFREGDCWICMELMATSLDKFYKFVYCSLDDVIPEEILGKITLATVKALNHLKENLKIIHRDIKPSNILLDRNGNIKLCDFGISGQLVDSIAKTRDAGCRPYMAPERIDPSASRQGYDVRSDVWSLGITLYELATGRFPYPKWNSVFDQLTQVVRGDPPQLSNSEERRFSPKFIAFVNVCLTKDESKRPKYKELLRDPFIQMYEERSVDVAGYVCRIMDQMPASPSSPMYMD; this is translated from the exons ATGGCGACTCCCAGTCCCAACAACTCAACGACAGCTAGCAGCCACAACAGCAGCGCTAACGCAGGATCCCAGCATATCACAACAATGAGCAGCATGCAGG AGTCCAACACCTGCTGGAGATGTCAGAGTGAAACAG GCAAACGCAAAGCCCTGAAGCTAAACTTCGCCAATCCTCCGATCAAACCGGCGACTCGATTCACACTGAACACGGCGGGGCCGCCCTTTCAAAACCCACACAT AGAGAGGCTGAGAACACACAGCATCGAATCATCCGGGAAGTTGAAAATCTCCCCCGAGCAGCACTGGGACTTCACAGCCGAGGATCTCAAAGATCTGGGCGAGATCGGCCGAGGGGCTTACGGCTCGGTCAATAAGATGGTGCACAAGCCGAGCAACCAGATCATGGCAGTCAAG AGAATTCGGTCGACAGTCGATGaaaaggagcagaagcagctgctgatggactTGGACGTGGTCATGAGAAGTAGTGATTGTCCTTACATCGTGCAGTTTTACGGCGCTCTGTTCAGAGAG GGTGACTGCTGGATTTGTATGGAACTTATGGCTACCTCCTTAGACAAATTTTACAAATTTGTTTATTGCTCATTAGACGACGTGATTCCAGAAGAAATACTAGGAAAAATAACTTTAGCT ACTGTGAAAGCACTTAACCACTTAAAAGAAAACTTGAAAATAATTCACAGAG ACATTAAACCATCAAACATCCTTCTGGACAGGAACGGCAACATTAAACTGTGTGACTTTGGCATCAGTGGTCAGCTGGTGGACTCCATTGCCAAAACCAGAGATGCGGGCTGTAGACCATACATGGCT CCAGAGAGAATAGACCCCAGTGCATCCAGACAAGGCTACGATGTCCGTTCAGATGTGTGGAGTCTGGGAATCACACTG TATGAGCTGGCCACAGGACGGTTTCCTTACCCAAAGTGGAACAGTGTGTTTGACCAGTTGACCCAGGTGGTGAGAGGAGACCCTCCGCAACTCAGCAACTCAGAGGAGAGGCGCTTCTCTCCCAAATTCATCGCCTTTGTCAACGTGTG CCTTACAaaggatgaatccaaaaggcCAAAGTACAAAGAGCTACTG AGAGACCCATTTATTCAGATGTATGAGGAACGTTCGGTCGACGTCGCCGGTTACGTTTGCAGGATCATGGATCAAATGCCAGCTTCTCCAAGCTCTCCCATGTATATGGACTGA
- the tmem220 gene encoding transmembrane protein 220: MGEVSKEKIIKTRLSVIWQFCNVLMSLFFALATYVQINDPDAGLWMVGYGVPAILVAFIGLKPSVTETLPWRRVADLHVMISSAVIGMLGWALYKERITQIFQREEGREFSGLLLTAVWLLLCRHSGRGSVGMSRVLTAVAITVFPFVAWFYYYINKELRLNWPDHCKTAI; the protein is encoded by the exons ATGGGAGAAGTTAGTAAAGAGAAGATCATTAAGACACGACTTAGCGTGATCTGGCAGTTCTGTAATGTTTTAATGTCTTTATTCTTTGCTCTTGCAACATATGTACAG ATTAATGATCCAGACGCAGGGTTATGGATG GTGGGTTATGGTGTCCCCGCAATCTTGGTTGCATTTATTGGCTTGAAACCCAGTGTGACAG AGACTTTGCCCTGGAGGCGTGTTGCTGATCTACATGTGATGATTTCCAGCGCTGTTATTGGCATGTTGGGATGGGCACTGTATAAAGAGCGAATCACACAGATCTTCCAACGGGAGGAGGGCAG AGAGTTTTCTGGTTTGCTGTTGACGGCTGTTTGGCTTCTTCTGTGTCGTCACTCTGGAAG AGGTTCTGTTGGGATGTCCAGAGTCTTGACAGCAGTGGCCATCACAGTCTTCCCCTTTGTGGCCTGGTTTTATTACTACATCAACAAGGAATTGCGATTGAACTGGCCTGACCATTGTAAAACTGCTATTTAG